In one Apium graveolens cultivar Ventura unplaced genomic scaffold, ASM990537v1 ctg7919, whole genome shotgun sequence genomic region, the following are encoded:
- the LOC141704477 gene encoding VQ motif-containing protein 11-like, with protein MASSSSSSSPKPNNNKSLQLENAIRVHVDPSNFRDVVQKLTGARPAVEKLPITTSPHFNARHNPVNVGAVRPSFKLQEHARNLQLQLNQNGLTESAFAPRKRVINVSPVSTLDTVLARGSPSPGTSVPPSIPEEIAMANKGFYLYPSPPATASKPQPQLLPLFPTSPDS; from the coding sequence ATGGCTTCTTCTAGTTCCTCTTCCTCTCCCAAACCAAACAATAACAAATCACTGCAACTAGAAAATGCCATTCGTGTTCATGTTGACCCATCAAACTTTCGTGATGTGGTCCAGAAATTAACAGGAGCCAGACCAGCAGTCGAGAAGCTccccatcactacttctccacaTTTCAATGCAAGGCACAACCCTGTTAACGTTGGTGCAGTAAGACCATCGTTCAAACTCCAAGAACACGCTAGAAACCTCCAACTACAATTGAACCAAAATGGGTTAACTGAGTCTGCGTTTGCACCACGAAAGAGAGTGATAAATGTCTCGCCTGTGTCAACATTGGACACGGTTTTGGCACGAGGGAGTCCAAGTCCAGGAACATCAGTGCCGCCTTCTATACCAGAGGAGATAGCTATGGCCAATAAAGGTTTTTATTTGTATCCTAGTCCACCTGCTACTGCTAGCAAGCCTCAACCACAGTTGCTTCCCTTGTTCCCAACATCTCCAGATTCTTAA